ATGGTCTATGTCAAGGGGATCTTTGAGAGAGAGTAAGGGTTTGCTGGGAGGAAACATCATAAAAATTCCTTAAACCTTGTGTGTTTGTACACGCAACTCGGgtttatgaatattgaattgtgcaAATTTGTAATAATTTTTCTTAGGTTAAATTTACCGAAATTCATACAACTTCAAACTCACAATGTCAAATTCATATGCACTTTCAAAATTGATTGAATTTTGTGATATTATGTATGGACTGTTGATACCTCAAACTCCTTAGAAGTGTCATTATCATGTTGATTTACAACTACCAAAAGATAATCAAATTATAATTAGCAGCCTCAGAATGAATATTTGAGAAGAAATCCATGCCCAGCAGAGAACAGAAGGCTTATTCATAGCACCACAGCAGTTACAATAGCCAAGTTACACAAGCATTACTAAACATGCCCAAAAGTGAGGGGGGGAAAACATAAATGGCAAAGATATATATAGCTGCAACAGACCTAGAACATATACtgagtaaaataaaaaattttggtaTCCAAGTTTACTGGAAAAGAAACCCCTGGTATTctcaaccaatcaacaacttgtTATCCTCCATGAAGCTGTAAGTAGGTACCTCCAGATTGTAGGGTGCTGGTCCCTTGCGAATCCTACCAGAGATGTCGTAATGCGAACCATGGCAGGGACAAAACCATCCACCGAAGTCACCGGCATTTGGTAAGGGGATGCAACCCAGATGTGTGCACACCCCAATAACCACAAGCCATTCTGGGTCCTTGACCCTGGCTGCATCCTCCTGTGGATCACGAAGAGATCCCAAATCCACGCTGTTTGCCAGTTTGACATCATCATCAGTCCTTCGCCTGATGAAGACAGGTTTCCCACGCCATTTGACAGTCACCGTGTTTCCAGGCTCAATGCTGGAGAGATCAACCTCAATGGAGGCTAGGGCAAGAACATCCTTACTGGCGGACATGCTCAGCACAAACTTGAGGATCAGCAGACGGAGCAGTGAAGCATACACAAACCTACCCCCAGTGAGGACAAAGTAGGCAAATGCTCGCTTGCTAGGATCACCTGGAGGATAACGCTCATGGTTGTAATCATCATAAACAATCTTCGGAGTTGGGTTTTTGATAGCTGCCAGAGTCGATGGAACTTCCAGAGTGGCAGCATTTTCATTTCTTGGGACAATTGACTCAGAAGCAAAACCTAGAAAAGCCATTCacaaacaacaaaacaaaacaaaattaagCAAAGCAGAGAAACTAAAACACACTGTATCACTAGAATGAAAATTACAGCTGGAATGGTAGGTTCAACTAATATAACAAATACTAATTGGATCATATCACATTCAAAAGCCTCAACCAAAATACAAGTAAAAGCTGCCTACCATCTTCCCTCTACCCTGCTATAAGCAGGAGCCCTGGCAGTGATCTGTACCAACACTATATATTAACTATAACCAAACTACAACCTGAGGGGTATCCAACTCAAAccagagaaaaacaaaaaaatcttGTTACCCACATTTATGGTGCTTAGTAAACCATTCTTTTTATAACTCCTCAAATATTATTAGCAAAATAGGATAATAGTATTGTTTGAATCTTTGTGAACCAACTTTCTTCAGAAAACCAGCAATATTTCAAGTTTCATGCTCTAAATGAGGAACTAGTAGAACATAAAGGGAGGCCTTGTGGTAGGCAGTTCGCAACTACAAGCCAAAGATTCTAAAGCAATTTCCATCATAGGATCAGGAGTAACTCAATTAATTTAGAAGTCAAAttaatttaggtttattttgtatatttatgtaCTTTGGGTCTATTTTAAAATTACGTATTTTATTGGAAACTTGATTATTTTAGAAGTCAAAttaatttaggtttattttgtgtatttatgtaCTTTGGGTCTACTTTAAAATTACGTATTTTATTGGGGTCTTTATGAAAATATGTGTTAGTACTTAGTGGTAGCAGGTATAAGTGCTGGACATGTAAATTATTGTACAGTTATTGTTAGATCAGAATTGCAAGtgcagcttctctctctctctctcaggttgttccttctacttcttcttcctcctcctctgtTTCTGTTCTCTCCTTCTGTCAAAATCACTGCTATTCAGCAGCCCCTTCTCTCCTCTTCTGTTTAGTTGCTACATCAAATTGGCATCAGAGCAAACTTTGATTCACATCCACCGCACAACTGCAATCTGCACTAATAGGCTTCAATTGCTGCAAAAAACAAGTTCCGAAGTCGCAGGAAAATCCCATAAAATATAAGCATTTGTAGTCTGCAACTTTCCTGAAAATTAGAGCCGTGCCCGAGTCTCGGACACCATTTTCCAGGCATCATTTGACAACACCTCCCACACCTTTACAACAGAAAACAACGGAAGCTCCTCACGTACAATTTCTCATTCACCTAACAAGGCCACCACAAAGTTGCCCAACCGCCGATCCCTTCAAATTCTACTGTAGTTTTTTTGGGACACACCACCCCCACTTGGCTCCCCAGCCCTGATCCGGCACCCCCTGGAGCTTCATTGCTGGCAGTGCATGCACCCCACACACAGGCAACTTGTGAGTGAGAAACTTCCAGAGTGTTCTCCTGCTTCCAGCATTGAGAGAAATTGGCTCCACCTCACAATATTTTGGATTTTCTCCTGAGAATTTGAAGTTGTTTAATTAAAACTGATAGATCAAGTTTAATTCACATTTCTAAGGATTAAATTCAGCCTAATCTTGGACTGCAATGCAAATTTCTAAGTTCGAAGGCCTGCCGGTGTTCAGATTAAGGCACAGCAGATGTATTTTGAGATTTACTGCAACAAATTAGCTTTCCTTCCCAAGATTTTGATGTAGGTCCAAGGAAATTCGATTTTGGTTGTTTGACACATTGTTGGATGGATAAATTCGGTGTGACATCACTATTCTTCAAGTTTATTGGCAGAACATCTAAGGACCACTGCTAAGGTTGCATGAACTTACACCTCTTGGATTCcacataaatatatttaatatcaCTTACCTAATTGGTACTTATTTGAATTTGCATCAGTCACAAATTTCCTCTTTGGTTTAAAGAACGAAAATGAAGAGCTAATACCACATATCTAGTACCCAACTAGCTGGCAATTATCAACAATTGATGAAACCTAGGTGTCTTTCTTATTTTGACACTTGTTCAGGTTCTCAAGTCATCTTAGATTGGATAGATGGCATGGTGATGCAGGGCatcatcaaggatctgcagccatgggaaagatcagaagaaattgaagagaggaaggtggggaagagaggagagagatacaagggggaatcacacgttcaattcaattcaaattcaaattcaaattcaacacccaacttacaacatggctttcacacactgtTTATGAGAAAGCGcttaacacatgaaattacaaatataCCCTTAAAACAATACAAAATTACAGACAttcctaaaatacacaaatactaAGACGGATATGTTTGTCAATGACCTTGCTCTTCATCCTCAGTTTTCCATTTTTAACTCCAACAGTAAGGAATAATCAGTTGCTCTAGAATTagttgaaaattatttaattgtgGAACCTATTGTTGAAATACCCTTCATATTATTCCTCTCTAATCTTGTTAACTTGTGCCTCCATGACTCTCATCTTCTCCCTATACATTTTCCTCAACCAAATCTAGTGAAACGTTGTCATTTAATCAAAGGACATTTCAGCCCCGTATGCTACTTACAGTTGGAGGATCTTCTAGATACTCTCCAATGGTGATTAATGATGAAATGCAGATTGTGTCTCCTCTTGATTTGCCTACATGTTTGACTTTGTTCCCTCTCATGGAGAACCTTAGATGTCTATATCGTAACTAGATGTTTTATTCTAGTTTGGGAAATTGTAcctagattttttattttagtttgggaaaactatgattattttagaagtttattaagttaggtttattttgtgtattttaagtaCTTTGGGACTATTATATAATTGTAACTAGAtgttttattttagtttgggaaattgtacctagattttttattttagattgGGAAAACTATGATTATTTTAGAAGTTAATTAATTTGGGTTTATTTTGTGTAATTGGACTATTAAGTTGCATGTTCCATCACTTTTATCAACACCAGCTTGCGTAAGGGTATAAGGGTTAATATAAGAGCTTGTTATTGGGCAATTTGGTATGCCAATGGGATCAATCGCATGATACAACAAcgaaaccaaaccttaagtcctactaggtggggttggctatatgaatccttttccgctaatttatgcgatcattggcaatttcttttgatagattcagagctattaaatccttaatcactatctcctcccaagttattttaggtctacccctaccccttctactggcccccacagtaactaactcactcttcctcactggtgcactatatggcctacgttgcaagtgtccatatcatttgagtcgtccctcccttatcttctataggagctacacctactGCGAATATGTTCCTTCctcaatttatctttcaatgttataccactcatccatctaagcattctcatctcgaaaactttactttttggatattatgtttcttcgtcgcccaacattccgatccatatagcataactggtcttatagctgtcttatgaaacttccctttcaattttaagggtattctatgatcacagagcacacttgaagcacttctccattttacccaacctgctttaactctatgcatcacatcattttcaatttctccttcaacttgtatAATAGAACCAAGGTAGCGAAATCTGcaaatgctatttatttcttcatcatcaagtttaactttgtctccaatattcctcctatcattactaaaattacatttcatatattctgtcttatttctacttatcctaaagcctctagattccaaagcttctctccataattctaacttagtctctactctgtccctagtttcatcaattaatacaatatcatctgcaaacaacatacaccatggaacctctttttgaatactcttagtcaattggtccatcactaaagaaaaaagataaggactcatagcagatccttgatgtacacctatggtgattgaaaattctctagtttctccgtctatagtccttacactagtctatacatatccttaattacatcaagtatacctactacataaaccctttttttctaaaacgcACTATATAACTTCCctaagtatcctatcatatgatttctcaaggtcaataaatatcatatgcaagtccctcttcttttccctaaacttttccattaatcttcttaaaagatatatacctTTTGTGATAGATCTCCCAGCCATAacaccaaattgattttctgagaccttcatttctaaccttaatctttgttcaactaccctttctcatagtttcatcgtatgactcataagtttttgataagtaataagtttattgataACAAAAATGAACACCAATTACACAAGGAGTGTACAtggggtaaacaaatcaaaaacagaaattacaagaatctagtaaatcaaaaaaagaagcaaatgattggtttcgcaaagcagccaaccaatccatcaaagttgtaaagaaaaatagctCCAAGTCCGAAATGGatctttccttatcttcaaaacacctactatttctctccctccaaagacgccacaataaacaatgaggaacCATCAACCAAATAAACCCATTTCGATAATGACCAAAGCTGCCTTGCCAACATGCTAGAAGTCCTACTACAGATCGCGGCATAACCCATCTCACTCCAAACAAACCAAATaccataacccacaagtccattgcaaccaaacaatgaataaaaagatgatcaaccgtctcattattacacttgcacatgtagcaccaaTCCAATATCCAAACCTTTCTTTTTCGTAAATTGTCAAACGTTAAGCATTTCCTTAAAGCAGTAGTCCAAACGAAAAAAGCTACTCTAGATGGAATTTTCTGCTTCCAAATACTTTTCCAAGGAAAGCCACAATCTTTGGAGcccattaaaataccataataacctTTAACCAAGAAGCCCTTCTCTCTATCAGATTTCCAGCACATCTTATCCTCACTAGACCCCTTCCCCGAAGCACCATATATGGTATCCATAAAACCAGCCATGGCCTCTAATTCCTGAAGATGCATACCCCTAAAGAaacttacatcccaaaacaagactCCATTATCAAACTTCATAAGCTCAGCCACGCTAGCTTTTTTATCTCGAcaaaatctatacaaatcagGATAGTTGACTGCAAGAGATGTCTCACCACACCAATGGTCTTGCCAAAACTTCACCTTAGACCCATTTCCAATATCATATAGAACGTGGCAAGAAAAAGAAGACCATCCCCGACTAATATTTTTCCACAAGCCAACACTATGTGGACCATTAACAGGCCTAGTACACCAACCACCCCATTCACAACCGTATTTCACCTTTACCACTTGCCTCCAAAGAGCAGCCTTCTCCATCCCAaatctccataaccacttcccaagcaaagCTACATTAAACTGTCTTAACTTCCTTATCCCCAAACCACCTGAAGGAATGGGATAGCAAACGGTATCCCATTTAACCAAATGGAATTTTGGTTCATCACCAATGCCACCCCATAAAAAATTCCTTTGAAGTTTCTCAATACGATTAGCCACAGCAGCAGGAATAGgaaataaagatagaaagtaaGTGGGTAAATTAGATAGAGTGCTTTTAATTAACGTGACTCTACCTCCCTAAGATAAGTACAAACGTTCCCACCCTGCTAACCTTCGTTCTATCTTCTCCAAAATTGGGTTCCATATTGTCTTATCCTTGAATTTGGCTCCCAAAGGAAGACCCAAATATTTCATAGGAAGATTACCTTGTTTACAACCAAGGATGTGCAAGAATAAGTCAAAATTAAACACCGTACCAACAAGAACCAACTCTGACTTGCCCAAATTTATCTTTAAACTAGAGACCGCCTCAAACCACATAAGTATCAAACGGAGAAACAAAATCTGATCCAAATCAGCATCACAAAAAATTACAGTGTCATCCGCAAAGAAAATATGAGACACCACCAAAGCTCTTCCCTCTATATGTCCCACACCAAAGCCTGACATGTGACCATCAAGGACAGATTTATCCAACATTCTCCCCAGGGCTTCCATAACCAGGACAAACAACAAAGGAAATAATGGGTCACCTTGTCTCAACCCCCTAGAGCTCTCAAAAAATCCACAAGGAGTGCCATTTATCAGAATGGAGAAACGAACTGtagatatacaaaagaaaatccacCGCCTCCATTTTGCAGAGAACCCACCCCGTTCTAGTAACTGCATAAGAAAACCCCAATTTACATTATCAAAAGCCTTCTCAACATCTAATTTGCAAAGAAACCCTAGCATCCCATTTTTCAATCTACTATCAAGGCATTCATTAGCAATAAGTACAGGGTCAAGAATCTGCATGTTTCTCACAAAAGCATTCTGGGAAGCTGAAATTATATCTTCCATAACCGTGCGAAGTCTGGTGGCTAAGACCTTAGCAATGATCTTATAAAACCCCCCCAACAAGACTAATAGGGCGAAAATCCTTTACTTCAATGGCTTCATTTTTTTTAGGGATGAGAGTGATGAAAGTAGCATTCAGGTTTTTCTCAAACTGACCTTTATCAAAAAATGATGGAACACAGCTTGGAAGAAAGCCCCAACAAGATCAGGTTTGAGAATCCCCCAACAAGCTTGAAAAAAAGCCATTGTAAATCCATCTGGTCCAGGCAATTTATCAccattaaaattttgtatgacGTCAAAAATTTCCACCTCCTCAAATGGTCTATCTAGCCAATCTGCATTATCATCAGATATTCTTGGAAATATTAAGACTTCTGGGAATGATCGACTAACTTGTTGCTCAGAGTATAAATTCATGAAGAATTGAGTGATGTAATCAGCAATCATACCTTGATTGGAAGACAAGGCACCATCAACCACAAGGCTCTCAATAACATTATTTCTTCTATTAGAATTAGCCATTCTATGGAAAAATTTGGTATTTGCATCCCCCTCCTTCAAATGTAGCGCCCTAGACTTCTGCCTCCAACTAATCTCTTCTAAAAGAGTGAGCTTTTCAATATCGGTGCGGTGAGTAGCTTGTTCTAACTTTTCCTTAGTTGTTAAACGATGAGTTTCCTCTCTAACATCCAAGTCATTCAATTTGTTCCAAAGTTGCTATATCTTAACAATGACGTTCCCAAATTCCGCCTCGTTTCACTTTTTTAAATCCAACTTCAAAGCTGCCAATTTCTTAACTAGCATGAAACTAGGACTTCCTTGGAACGAATAGGATGCCCACCACTCCTTCACTTTATCAACAAAGTTCTCCACGctcaaccacatattttcaaagcGAAAAGGAGTTCTACCTCTCCGctaactccccccccccccccttcttccaATAGAATTGGGTAGTGATCAGAAAGTATTTTGGACAGTCTTCTCTGTGAAAATTGAGTGAAGTGATCCACCAAGAATGGAGAGAAAAGAAGCCGATCTATTCTATAAGCGGAGGAAGAATTGGACCAGGTGTAAAGGCCTCCTTCCATAGATATATCCATCAGCCCATGAAAAGagataaaatccaaaaattcaTGCATAGCCCAAGTATAACTTACAGCCCCTAGTCTTTCTAATGGGAAGCGGATTATATTAAAATCACCTCCAATGCACCATGGCGAATCCCACCAACTAATCAGCCCTGTCAGCTCCTCCCACATTTTCCTACGCCTCTTGTTCAAATTTGGCCCATAAACACCTGTGAAAGCCCACTCAAATTGATCACCGATATTTTTAAATTTGCATGAAACAGGAAAATACCCCACTGCTTCCTCCACCTTTTCCACTACCCTTCGATTCCACATCAGGGTAATACCTCCAAAAGCACCTTCTGAACCCAAGTACAACCAGTCTACATATGGACAACTCCATATACTTCGGAAAATTCTTCTAGTAATCCATTCAATTTTAGTCTCTTGCAAACATACAATATCAGGTTTCCGTGTACACAACAAATTACGAATCTGAAGCCTTTTTTCAACCTCATTTAATCCTCTGACATTCCATGAAAGTATCTTCAAATTCATCTAGAATCAGAGAGAGTCCGCTCCCTATTAAAACCACTGTGTCTAGATGAAGTAGAACCATAATTAATTGAACTGAATAAATCTTTCAGTTCTCTTAAACCTTTCGCACCAATTCTCTTCAAGTCACGTGCATTTTTTTCCAAAGTAGCCCTACGGTGTAATTCAGCCTCAACAGCCAGCAAAAAAGTAGTTacttgattttccaaaccttgtaAGGGCGTGCCCAGAAATTTGTCAAACCCTTTAAATCTTCTTTGGAACCACTCAGAATAAGGTACTTCCCTCACTGGGCTCTCCACATCGACCACTTCCTGTCCTTCCATAGTCAAGGGTAAAGAATAAGCTAGTGGTTCCACTACTAAAGGTGACAAACCCCCTTCGTTAGGTAGCTCAGCAACCAGATATCGTTGTCCGAGGCCCAATCCTCTACAAGTACATCATTCCCATCAAACTGAGTTGGTAACACCTCCAAAGTATCTACAGGCTTCAACGGAACCAAGGACAATTGGTTTTGCCCTTCTAAACCCTCTGTGACTTCACTAGGTGGCAAAGAAATCTGAATTGGAACCGCAACTCTTCTTCCATCTCGCAGCTCAAGCACCCACTACTCAGAATTTTATCACTTCCTGAAAATATTGCCGGAATGTTCTTGAAGATTCAATTGGATGTCTCGCTGCAAGTTTTCCTCACCATCGGATGTGTTTGTTGACTCACCAGTGCCGAGACACTCTCTATCGGCCTCATCATAGCCTAAATGCTCCATATCAGTCTTGTCGGAGCCTAAGGGCTCAATATCGGTCTCATCGATGCCAATACTGTTAGTCTCGGTATCATCAGAAGATTTCATCGACTGGGCTAGCATCGATGCACTTCGGTGATCAACTTCATATTGCTTCGAACCGAGAACCACAACATCGCCCCTTCTCACTGAACTCCCCAAGGTTGAAGATGACGATTCTGGATTCTGGGTGTTATTGTTTTGAAAGGCTTGTGTTGGTTTGGGCCGCTAGATTGAGATGGGCTTGGGATTAGGTATGGGCTTTGGCTTGAAAGGAGCTTTGGTTAAAACTTTATTGTTTTCCTTGATATTCTCTGTACAACCCATTTCCTAAGCTTGAGTAACTTTGGACTATATTACCTCCCATTCTCCATCCGGCCAACTATGCAATCTGAGGCTTATATTCAGAGATACATAAGAGTTTGTGTTACCACTAACATTTTCAGTAATTTCCACTGAAACATTAGCCTTTGATTTTGCTTGTTCCTTCCCAGTACCCAAATCACAACTATCGTGGCTATGATTTCTCAATTTAGAATTTTGAGAATATAGCATTAATTGCTTTCCATTCTTGCTACCACCATCATCTCTCCAACCCCCCTCCACCGCTACCAACAGAAAGGTTTTGGAATTCTCCCCTCTGAGTTTAAGTGCTGATTGGGATGTCTGTTTGCTAGCTAATGGCTTTTCGTAGATGAAATCCAAACCCTCTCCACCCACTACCCAATTTTCCTTCTGGCACCACCAGAAATCCTTTCTGACGGCCATGTATACGTTCCGAGATCATTAAAAAACAACCATGTGCATTGGATCCCAATTGCAAAATAAATACTTTCTCACCATCTCTGAATGTTTGTGCAAAAATACCAGGAATTACATTGGACATTAGCTCCTCCACACTAGCTACAAATTGTTTTGCACTCTCTTCCCCATGCAAACAGATCGGAGAGCGTATCGATTTTGCTCAAAAATGCGTAACATGAAATAAGAACCACCCTCCTCAACTGAGAATTCCAAAGTCTTGGATTCCACGAAAAAGAAACCCCCCattcttgagcatatatcaacaCTTAAGTTAATCTTCAAACTTTCTCAAAAACTGCAGGAACTTTCGGATTATCGTCCTCCGTGAACATGGCGTTGCAGCGATTACCACCTCGACTTTTAGAAACATTGGCAGAAACCTTGAAGCTTAGACTGAGAAGAGACCTCGAAGCAGAGAAGTTGTAGGGTGTCGCAAGGAGGGACGAGAGGTTGTACGAGGTCGCTGGAGAGAGACGAGTGGTAAGGAGTCGTCGGAGACAGACGAGTGGTCAGAAGGGGTCGTTGGAGAGAGACGATAGGTCAAAAGGAGCCGTCGGAGAGAGACGAGTGGCCAGAAGGGGTCGATGGAGGGAGACGATAAGTCAAAAGGGGTCGTTGGAGAGAGACAAGTGGTCAGAATGGGTTGTTGGAGAGTGACGATAGGTTAGAAGGAGCCGTCAGAGAGAGAGGAGGGATGGAGAGAGACGATAGGTCAGAAGGGGTCATTGGTAATTCCACGATAgtcattacaattttgaatatctcctttattttagtatataggtattaaagtgctttccctccattcatctaacattttcttaattatattaaataaattagttaatcatataattccgttatcacctaagcatttccaaacttcaattgggatgttatctggtcccataactttcccattttttatcttttttagtgcaaacttaacttcgttaactctaattttgcaaataaatctcatatttttaatcttttcctcatttgacaattctaagtttaagccttctatttggttttcatttaacaacttactaaagtaacttcgtcacctttctttaatgtcttcgtccttaaccaagacaatatcatcctcactttttatacattttacatttcctacgcccttactcttcctttctctagctttagcaagtttaaatatatctctttccccttcttttgtatctaatctatcatacaaactattaaatgatttgtatttggcttcactaacggccttttttgcaaCTTTTTTTGCCTCCTtgtacttttcaaagttatcccagtttctacatttttgccacattttataccaaattctttttatctttatggctttttgtacatctttatcccaccaccaactctctttgctattcgagaatcttccccttgattgacctaaaatctcttttgctatctttttaacagagctagctaatctactccaaagagtatttgtatctatcccatcctctaaggtccaatccccatctttgatcactttatctttaaattttattatattttctccttttaggttccaccacctagttctcttatactggtttattttatactttttctttcattttttaatacatatatctaacactaagactctatgttgtgtggttaggctatcacctagaataactttacaatccttgcatgataaacaatctaccctcctagttaaaaaaaaacctatttgacttctattttgtccacttttaaaggttattaagtgttcttctctcttcttaaagcaagtattcattatactaaaatcatatgacatagcaaagtctaagatcatctccctagactcatttttgtctccatatccatatcctatatgtatcctctcataatttttattatctcttccaacgtctccattcagatctcctcctataa
This Malania oleifera isolate guangnan ecotype guangnan chromosome 11, ASM2987363v1, whole genome shotgun sequence DNA region includes the following protein-coding sequences:
- the LOC131167715 gene encoding cytochrome b-c1 complex subunit Rieske-4, mitochondrial-like, which gives rise to MLRVAARRLSSLSSQSSSSSPWRSSHTVSTILPRNPTSGGDSSSEDLRSTGFSAAFFSRPGLHIPRRGFASESIVPRNENAATLEVPSTLAAIKNPTPKIVYDDYNHERYPPGDPSKRAFAYFVLTGGRFVYASLLRLLILKFVLSMSASKDVLALASIEVDLSSIEPGNTVTVKWRGKPVFIRRRTDDDVKLANSVDLGSLRDPQEDAARVKDPEWLVVIGVCTHLGCIPLPNAGDFGGWFCPCHGSHYDISGRIRKGPAPYNLEVPTYSFMEDNKLLIG